CTTTAGGATTCGCCGAACATCGCAATAATCCAATTAATCCTGAAGACCTGTAAAAGCTTTTTAAAGGTAAAAGAAATAAATCTGTATTAATTGTAAAAACTTATCGGTAAAAATCTAATTCTTGGCAACTACGCATAACAGCAACTAACCGCTTCACTTCGGGACTTGCGCCCTCGTTCGGTCTCCGACACATAGGCTTCTGGCACTCCTCTTGCTTACGCAAGCGTCGTTCCAGCCCTAACGTCCCCTCCGGGGACTCAGGGTCAGCCTACGTCGGTTAGTCTAGTTCGTTAATTGCAATTAGTTGATTTACAGAAGAAATCGCGCAAATTTTTTTATGAGGGTGTTGTCGATTTACGCTTTGGAAGAAAACAATTCAAGTCTTTCTCTCCACGAATGTGCAGTTTGTTTATTTACGCTTTTTAAGATTTAAGAGAAAATTTGCGCTCGAGATAAGCCCACTTCATATATCTAACAAATTCAATAGATAACCAACTGCAATTAACATCGCCTTACCGCTCGCTCAGGTCCTTATCCACTTCGACTCAGATTTCTGTGGAAATCTGCTTCTCGTGGGGCCTTCGCTCGGCCTAAAGGCACATTCCGTGTCACGCTAACGCCTCCTACTGAGGCTCAGCTACACGAAACGTCGGTAAGCCTCTATCGTTAGCCGAAATTGACAAAAAACTAAATAAACGAATAACCAAAAAAATATTTGATATATCTCATTTTGAGATACAAATGGTAATGGTGCATATTATCAGCTGGAAGAAATTAGATGATTTTATCATTAAACATCCTAATTCTGAATCTTCCTTAAAGAGCTGGTATAAAATCCTTAAAAATACTTCATTTAAAGATTTTAATGAATTAAGAAAACTATTTAATTCTGTCGATTTGGTAGGAAATCTTACGGTTTTTAACATTAGTGGAAACAACTTCAGGTTAATTGCAGCTATTCACTTTAACACTCAGAAAGTTTTTATTAGATACATTTTAACTCATTCAGATTATGATAAGGGGAAATGGAAAAAGGAGATTATATGATTCTAGAAATTAAAAAAATTAAGAATGTTTGGCATGACCTAAAAGATATTCTCTCCGTTCCTCATACTGATAAACAATATAAAAAATTAGTTAAAGTTTTAGATGAACTTATTGATGAAGTTGGAAATGATGAAAAACATCAATTAGCTCCGCTTCTTGAAACTGTTGGAAATCTGATCGAAGAATATGAAAACGATCATTACTTACAGCCCAATGCTGAACCAATCGAAATTTTAAAATATCTAATGCAAGAAAACAACTTAACACAAAAAGATCTAGCTATTTTGGGTAGCCAAGGTGTTGTTTCAGAAATATTGAATGGAAAACGAGAACTAAACGTAAGGCAAATCAAAGCCCTTGCAGATAAATTCAAAATCTCTCCTTCGGTTTTTATTTAAACTATATATTTGCAACTTCGGCTAACAGCGCGGAAACGCTTCGCTTCGGCACAAGGCCTCGCTCGGCCTCCGGCACATTTCCCTTCTGGCACTCGCTTGCATACGCAAGCTACGTGGCCAGTCCCTAACGTCCCGTTACCGGGACTCAGGGTCAGCCTACGTCGTTAAGGCTAGTTCGTTAGTCGAAAGTGCTAACAAATTATGAACACCTTTGAAAAAATAATAGAAATATTTAAAAGAAAAACGGAGGAAATAATAATTCCACAAGTTAATCCAAAAGAAATTTATCATTATACAGACATAAATGGAGTTAAAGGAATTTTAGAATCAAGGAGAATCTGGGCCAGTGACGTCCGATACCTAAATGATCCTTCAGAAACAACTTATTTTCATAACCTAATAAAAGAAAAAATCGAAAACTCAAAATTAACCGGCATTTTAGAAGAATTGCTAAATACCACACGTAAATTTATTGAACAACATCATTCAGAAGCCCCGAGATTTGTTACCAGCTTTTGTATCGAAAAAGATTTACTTAGCCAATGGCGTTATTATTCAAAGGAATCTATCGGATATATGATTGCTTTTGATACTATGAGTTTATTAAAGGGCATTAAAAATCCGTTGTTCTTTTACACAGTAATATACAATAGAAAAGATCAAGATACATTAATTAATAAATTAATAGAATCAGCTGAAGAAATTTTAAATTCAAATAATATAACAAAAGAATTTCTAGATGACTTCAAAATGTCTTTTATTGTAGCTTTACTTATGACAATGCTTATCATAAAGCATCCAGATTATAGCGAAGAAAAAGAGGCTAGAATTACTTATACAAAGTTATATGACCGAAATATGGAACTCGATACTAAATTTCGAATAAACCAAGGAATGTTTGTGCCTTATATAGAAGTACCAATTCCAGATGTCAAGATAAAGGGAATTTACATTGAACGAAGTATTTTGGGTGAAAAGGCAGCTGAATCATTGTTATTATATCTTAAAGAAAATAAGCTAGATATTCCGGTAACATTAGGTAAAACTCCAATAGGTAAATAAACGCACCTTCGCATAACAGCGCGTTCGGGACTCAGGGCCAGCCTACGTCGGTTAGTCTAGTTCGTTAACCGCCATTTCGCAAAAATCTACCTAAAATGCGAAAAAATCTTACTGATTTAATAAAAGAAAGGCAAATCATAAAGAAATTCGATCTTCCTATTATTGACTTTTAAGACCGAATTAAGATAATTTAACCATGAAGGTAGAATCTAAACAAGAATTGATTAAGGAACTTTCTAAAATCAAACCCATTCTTAATAATGATTTTGGCGTTCTTCAAAATTGGTATTTTCGGTTCTTTTGCAAAGGATAAAGTTAACTCGGAAAGTGACGTTGACTTACTTGTTGAAATGAAATACCCTGATTTCGATTCATTCGTTGGTTTAAAAATATACTTGGAAAAACTTTTTGAACGAAATGTTGACCTTGTTAGAAAACGAAATCAAATTAAACCTTCTTTCCTTAATAGAATCCAGAAAGATATAATTAATGTCTGAGGAAATAACTGAACGGTTTGAGTTTATTCTCGAATCTATTCTGCTGATCGAAAATCGATTCCTTAAAATCAAATTTCCGGATGATCTTATCAACTCTCAAGATGGAATTACAATCCTAGATTCAATCGCTATGCGATTACAAGCAATCGGAGACAATGTAAAGTCTGTAGTAAAA
The Leptospira wolbachii serovar Codice str. CDC DNA segment above includes these coding regions:
- a CDS encoding type II toxin-antitoxin system HigB family toxin — its product is MVHIISWKKLDDFIIKHPNSESSLKSWYKILKNTSFKDFNELRKLFNSVDLVGNLTVFNISGNNFRLIAAIHFNTQKVFIRYILTHSDYDKGKWKKEII
- a CDS encoding helix-turn-helix domain-containing protein, translated to MILEIKKIKNVWHDLKDILSVPHTDKQYKKLVKVLDELIDEVGNDEKHQLAPLLETVGNLIEEYENDHYLQPNAEPIEILKYLMQENNLTQKDLAILGSQGVVSEILNGKRELNVRQIKALADKFKISPSVFI
- a CDS encoding DUF2971 domain-containing protein, which encodes MNTFEKIIEIFKRKTEEIIIPQVNPKEIYHYTDINGVKGILESRRIWASDVRYLNDPSETTYFHNLIKEKIENSKLTGILEELLNTTRKFIEQHHSEAPRFVTSFCIEKDLLSQWRYYSKESIGYMIAFDTMSLLKGIKNPLFFYTVIYNRKDQDTLINKLIESAEEILNSNNITKEFLDDFKMSFIVALLMTMLIIKHPDYSEEKEARITYTKLYDRNMELDTKFRINQGMFVPYIEVPIPDVKIKGIYIERSILGEKAAESLLLYLKENKLDIPVTLGKTPIGK
- a CDS encoding nucleotidyltransferase family protein — protein: MILAFFKIGIFGSFAKDKVNSESDVDLLVEMKYPDFDSFVGLKIYLEKLFERNVDLVRKRNQIKPSFLNRIQKDIINV
- a CDS encoding HepT-like ribonuclease domain-containing protein, which gives rise to MSEEITERFEFILESILLIENRFLKIKFPDDLINSQDGITILDSIAMRLQAIGDNVKSVVKLDRQFLNKFPEIEWEKIMKMRDVISHHYEGLDHEIVFNICKNKIPGIKDFNRNPS